The Lycium ferocissimum isolate CSIRO_LF1 chromosome 10, AGI_CSIRO_Lferr_CH_V1, whole genome shotgun sequence genome window below encodes:
- the LOC132034265 gene encoding transcription termination factor MTERF2, chloroplastic-like, producing the protein MFTLVKNGAKRHFLSMYCIKLELFFSTTNAQPNLMPEFLVNSLGYSRDKAISASNKVTFLKPGNNKPYLVLDFFKNIGLDKTQIKMLVSPAPSLLFANVENTLKPKIKVLEEFGLSGSDLARVISRSGAFFRTSLDSGIKPSLKYLREVLSSDDSVVKAIKRAPTLLHYHLHRAMAPNISLLRNLGCSSLDIEKLFLRNPRIFLQKPEWLEDIVERVEKDFGIRTDSRMFFYGVEMLSSLSKSSLEMKLGIFKSFGWSDSDITMMVQRLPLCLTTSEAKLRNVLKFFMGELGYESSYIASHPTLLMFSLEKRVLPRNKILELLKEKKLIKRVPCFYTVIKCSEWEFLETYVLPLRDEMPEV; encoded by the exons ATGTTTACACTTGTTAAAAATGGTGCAAAAAGGCATTTCCTTTCCATGTATTGCATCAAACTGGAACTCTTTTTTTCCACAACAAATGCCCAACCCAATTTAATGCCTGAATTTCTAGTGAATTCACTTGGGTACTCAAGAGATAAAGCTATTTCTGCTAGCAATAAGGTAACTTTCTTGAAACCTGGAAACAACAAGCCTTATTTAGTTCTTGATTTCTTCAAAAACATAGGTTTAGACAAGACACAGATTAAAATGTTGGTTTCTCCAGCACCAAGTTTGTTGTTTGCCAATGTTGAAAATACCCTTAAACCCAAAATTAAGGTTCTTGAAGAATTTGGCTTATCCGGGTCGGATTTAGCTAGGGTCATTTCAAGAAGTGGTGCTTTTTTTAGAACAAGTTTGGATAGTGGCATTAAACCAAGTCTTAAATATCTTAGGGAAGTATTGAGTAgtgatgattctgttgttaAAGCTATTAAGAGAGCGCCTACATTGCTACATTATCATTTACATAGAGCAATGGCGCCTAATATATCGTTGTTGCGTAATCTTGGATGTTCGAGTTTGGATATTGAGAAGCTTTTTCTTAGGAACCCGAGGATTTTTCTTCAAAAGCCCGAGTGGCTTGAGGATATAGTGGAGAGAGTGGAAAAGGATTTTGGGATTCGTACGGATTCAAGGATGTTTTTCTATGGAGTTGAAATGCTTTCGTCGCTTAGTAAGTCGAGTTTAGAAATGAAACTTGGGATTTTCAAGAGTTTTGGATGGTCTGATTCTGATATTACTATGATGGTGCAAAGGCTTCCTTTATGTTTGACTACATCTGAGGCGAAGCTGAGAAATGTATTGAAGTTTTTCATGGGGGAGCTCGGGTATGAATCTAGTTACATAGCGTCTCATCCCACGCTATTGATGTTCAGTTTGGAGAAGCGGGTCTTGCCCAGGAATAAAATCTTGGAACTTCTAAAGGAGAAGAAGCTGATAAAGAGAGTGCCGTGTTTTTACACAGTTATCAAGTGTTCTGAGTGGGAGTTTTTAGAAACTTATGTCCTTCCCTTGAGGGATGAGATGCCTGAG GTATAA